A region of Anopheles merus strain MAF chromosome 2R, AmerM5.1, whole genome shotgun sequence DNA encodes the following proteins:
- the LOC121590007 gene encoding myosin regulatory light chain 2, atrial isoform, with protein MDFLKDLNQPKVYELKKAFCLFDLDGDGVISEQDLKNTFLTLGVDKSEYDIDKMFEGVVQPLNLDVFLLLMLQRANGLAPQDVMVGAFRMWDKANAGFIDKERFVHDITTYGDRFTLAEANEAVADAVITRGPQLNDEGQLLEKLDYMDFAENISGFQKTDHK; from the exons ATGGATTTCCTGAAGGATCTTAACCAACCAAAGGTGTACGAGCTCAAGAAAGCGTTTTGCCTGTTTGATCTCGACGGTGATGGAGTTATTAGTGAGCAGGATCTAAAAAACACCTTCCTGACGCTCGGTGTGGACAAATCTGAGTACGACATCGATAAAATGTTCGAGGGG GTAGTGCAGCCGCTCAACTTGGACGTATTTTTGCTTCTGATGCTGCAGCGTGCCAACGGGCTAGCACCGCAAGACGTTATGGTCGGTGCATTCCGAATGTGGGACAAGGCCAACGCAGGCTTCATCGACAAGGAACG TTTCGTTCACGACATAACTACTTACGGTGATCGATTCACGCTGGCTGAGGCGAACGAAGCAGTGGCCGACGCTGTCATCACACGCGGACCACAGCTCAACGACGAGGGACAACTTCTCGAGAAGCTGGACTATATGGATTTCGCAGAAAACATATCCGGATTCCAGAAGACGGATCATAAGTAG
- the LOC121590553 gene encoding uncharacterized protein LOC121590553, whose amino-acid sequence MSVLLLLLLAGTTLAQPEQSGQQSQQQQAVIKPITAVEKPLQLENPAYDPSLYQKFLPQDAVQQYVHSYTGHPYPASPYFGGAPFDSGTAFAAIPTGGFEGFLIPAPMEKDSPSLLTSMRTLLPSARSLVTFVGRLVSVLVGSVGVLFFGTILTSLTCFFTPFCTLSFRNAKFLTGTQETAQDIVQTVGEQITPERVKRAAEFLYTAIDRFQRLNNVVKEATERKAAARS is encoded by the coding sequence ATGTCGGttcttttgttgcttttaCTAGCTGGGACCACGTTGGCCCAGCCGGAACAATCTGGCCAACAGTCGCAGCAACAACAAGCAGTGATCAAACCTATCACCGCAGTAGAAAAACCTCTGCAGCTCGAAAATCCAGCGTACGATCCATCGCTATACCAAAAGTTCCTGCCACAGGATGCTGTTCAGCAGTACGTTCACTCCTACACCGGCCACCCGTACCCGGCGTCACCCTACTTCGGTGGTGCCCCGTTCGATTCTGGCACCGCATTCGCTGCCATTCCGACCGGCGGATTCGAAGGGTTTCTCATTCCGGCCCCGATGGAGAAAGATTCACCGTCACTGCTCACCTCAATGCGCACGTTGCTTCCCAGTGCACGATCGTTGGTTACGTTTGTGGGTCGCCTAGTGTCCGTGTTGGTCGGTTCGGTCGGAGTGCTGTTCTTCGGCACGATTCTCACCTCGCTGACCTGTTTCTTCACCCCATTCTGCACGCTGTCGTTCCGCAATGCCAAATTTCTGACCGGCACTCAGGAGACGGCCCAAGACATCGTACAAACCGTCGGCGAACAGATCACACCCGAGCGCGTTAAGCGTGCAGCCGAATTCCTGTACACTGCGATCGATCGCTTCCAGCGGCTAAATAACGTCGTAAAAGAGGCCACCGAGCGGAAAGCGGCCGCTAGAAGTTGA
- the LOC121588121 gene encoding glutathione S-transferase D7: MTPVLYYLPPSPPCRSVLLLAKMIGVELELKALNVMEGEQLKPDFVELNPQHCIPTLDDHGLVLWESRVILAYLVSAYGKDENLYPKDFRSRAIVDQRLHFDLGTLYQRVVDYYFPTIQLGAHLDQTKKAKLAEALGWFEAMLKQYQWSAANHFTIADIALCVTVSQIEAFQFDLHPYPRVRAWLQKCKDELQGHGYKEINETGAETLAGLFRSKLKQ; this comes from the exons ATGACGCCAGTGCTGTACTATCTGCCGCCATCGCCACCGTGCCgatcggtgctgctgctggccaagATGATCGGCGTCGAGCTGGAGCTGAAAGCGCTGAACGTGATGGAGGGGGAGCAACTGAAACCGGACTTTGTCGAGCTCAACCCACAGCACTGCATACCGACACTGGACGATCACGGGCTGGTGCTGTGGGAGAG CCGAGTGATTCTTGCGTATCTGGTATCAGCTTACGGGAAGGATGAAAATCTCTATCCGAAAGATTTTCGCTCCCGCGCCATCGTCGATCAGCGGCTGCATTTCGATCTTGGTACGCTTTACCAGCGTGTCGTCGATTACTAT TTTCCAACCATCCAGCTCGGCGCTCACCTAGACCAAACGAAGAAGGCAAAGCTGGCCGAAGCGCTCGGTTGGTTCGAGGCAATGCTGAAACAGTACCAATGGTCGGCGGCCAACCACTTCACGATAGCGGACATTGCGCTGTGCGTCACGGTCTCACAAATCGAAGCATTCCAGTTCGACCTCCATCCGTACCCGCGGGTACGTGCCTGGTTGCAAAAGTGCAAAGATGAGCTACAAGGACACGGCTACAAAGAGATCAACGAAACTGGAGCAGAAACGTTAGCGGGATTGTTCCGGTCAAAGTTGAAGCAGTAG
- the LOC121588119 gene encoding glutathione S-transferase 1 isoform X3 has protein sequence MDFYYLPGSAPCRAVQMTAAAVGVELNLKLTDLMKGEHMKPEFLKINPQHCIPTLVDNGFALWESRAICTYLAEKYGKDDKLYPKDPQKRAVVNQRMYFDMGTLYQRFADYYYPQIFAKQPANPENEQKMKDAVGFLNTFLDGHKYVAGDSLTIADLSILATISTYDVAGFDLAKYQHVAAWYENIRKEAPGAAINQAGIEEFKKYFEK, from the exons ATGGATTTCTATTACCTACCCGGATCTGCCCCGTGCCGTGCCGTCCAGATGACGGCGGCCGCCGTTGGCGTTGAGCTGAACCTGAAGCTCACCGACCTGATGAAGGGCGAGCACATGAAGCCGGAGTTCCTGAAG ATTAACCCACAACACTGCATTCCAACGCTGGTCGACAATGGATTCGCCCTGTGGGAGTCCCGCGCTATCTGTACTTATCTGGCGGAGAAGTACGGCAAGGACGACAAGCTGTACCCGAAGGATCCGCAGAAGCGTGCCGTCGTAAACCAGCGAATGTACTTCGACATGGGCACTCTGTACCAGCGCTTCGCTGACTACTACTATCCTCAAATCTTCGCTAAGCAGCCGGCCAATCCAGAAAATGAACAGAAAATGAAGGATGCGGTCGGCTTTCTGAACACCTTCCTGGACGGGCACAAGTACGTGGCAGGTGATAGTCTCACGATTGCCGACCTGTCCATCTTGGCCACAATCTCGACGTACGACGTAGCCGGGTTCGATTTGGCCAAGTACCAACACGTCGCTGCGTGGTACGAAAACATTCGCAAGGAAGCGCCCGGTGCCGCGATTAACCAGGCTGGCATTGAGGAGTTCAAGAAGTACTTTGAGAAGTAA
- the LOC121588119 gene encoding glutathione S-transferase 1 isoform X1 — MDFYYLPGSAPCRAVQMTAAAVGVELNLKLTDLMKGEHMKPEFLKLNPQHCIPTLVDEDGFVLWESRAIQIYLVEKYCAHDPALAERLYPGDPRRRAVVHQRLFFDVAILYQRFAEYYYPQIFGKKVAGDPDRLRSMEQALEFLNTFLEGERFVAGGDDPTIADFSILASIATFEAAGYDLRRYENIHRWYEQTGKIVPAADKNLAGAKIFGLYFKQK; from the exons ATGGATTTCTATTACCTACCCGGATCTGCCCCGTGCCGTGCCGTCCAGATGACGGCGGCCGCCGTTGGCGTTGAGCTGAACCTGAAGCTCACCGACCTGATGAAGGGCGAGCACATGAAGCCGGAGTTCCTGAAG CTAAACCCACAACACTGCATTCCGACGCTGGTCGATGAGGACGGGTTCGTGCTGTGGGAGTCGCGTGCAATCCAGATCTATCTCGTCGAGAAGTACTGCGCCCACGATCCAGCCCTCGCAGAACGGCTGTATCCGGGTGATCCGCGCCGCCGTGCTGTCGTTCACCAGCGACTGTTCTTTGATGTGGCCATACTGTATCAACGTTTTGCCGAGTACTACTATCCGCAGATCTTTGGCAAGAAGGTCGCCGGCGATCCGGATCGGCTGCGTTCGATGGAGCAGGCGCTCGAGTTTCTCAACACCTTTCTTGAGGGCGAGCGGTTCGTCGCGGGCGGAGATGATCCAACAATTGCGGATTTCAGCATTTTGGCCTCGATTGCAACGTTCGAAGCTGCCGGGTACGATCTGCGGCGATACGAAAACATCCACCGATGGTACGAGCAGACCGGCAAGATAGTACCGGCTGCTGATAAGAACTTGGCGGGAGCAAAAATTTTTGGGCTCtacttcaaacaaaaataa